One part of the Parachlamydiales bacterium genome encodes these proteins:
- the gcvH gene encoding glycine cleavage system protein GcvH, giving the protein MKYTPSHEWIETKPQDYAIVGITDYAQKELGDIVYIELPKVGRLVKAGEQICVLESTKAAADVYSPVSGTVTEVNDQLKDNSSLVNSDAEGSGWLYKIDLSAPNELDSLLDQDAYQARIS; this is encoded by the coding sequence ATGAAATATACCCCCTCACATGAATGGATCGAAACTAAACCCCAAGATTATGCCATCGTAGGCATCACTGACTACGCCCAAAAAGAACTCGGCGATATTGTCTATATTGAGCTGCCTAAAGTGGGACGCCTTGTCAAAGCAGGCGAGCAAATTTGCGTTCTAGAATCAACTAAAGCCGCTGCCGACGTATATAGCCCCGTCTCAGGGACTGTAACTGAAGTGAATGACCAACTTAAAGATAACTCCAGCCTTGTAAACTCCGATGCCGAAGGCTCAGGCTGGCTATATAAAATAGACTTGTCTGCCCCTAATGAATTAGATTCCCTCCTCGACCAAGATGCATACCAAGCACGCATTTCGTAA
- the queF gene encoding preQ(1) synthase, with protein MPNQKLLEIIPNEYAHSHYEVTLVCDEFTCLCPYTSKPEFATLTITYTPCEKLIEMISLKNYLASFSNAKFFQEFAINKICDDLGKALQPKSLTVKGEFSARGGMRLIPISYWNAGCTS; from the coding sequence ATGCCTAATCAGAAATTATTGGAGATCATTCCAAACGAATATGCGCATAGCCATTATGAGGTTACCCTCGTCTGTGACGAGTTTACCTGCTTATGCCCTTACACTTCCAAGCCTGAATTTGCGACATTGACTATCACTTATACGCCTTGTGAGAAATTGATCGAGATGATTTCGCTAAAGAACTATTTAGCGTCATTCAGCAACGCTAAGTTTTTCCAGGAATTCGCTATCAACAAGATTTGCGACGACTTAGGCAAAGCACTTCAACCCAAAAGCTTAACTGTCAAAGGTGAGTTCTCTGCCCGCGGGGGGATGCGTCTGATTCCTATTTCCTATTGGAATGCCGGCTGTACTTCCTAA
- the gcvPB gene encoding aminomethyl-transferring glycine dehydrogenase subunit GcvPB: MLTAFEKSQKGQRSYSLPKEDSAWTNYHPPHNLLRETPPPLPEISEIDLTRHFSQLARRNMGIDTNFYPLGSCTMKLNPRVNEWCASLPSFQRSHPLAPSDTVQGNLYVIYHLLQLLCQITGMHTGSLSPNAGAQGELTGIKMIAAFHAHNNDSGRNEMLVPDNAHGTNPATAAMVGYKIIVLHTTPDGDIDLEQLRSLAGPKTAGLMLTNPNTLGLFSSKILEIANIVHSAGGLLYYDGANLNAILEIARPGQMGFDVMHLNLHKTFSTPHGGGGPGSGPVLCNEKLSPFLPLPLIHKSNDSFLPVPSSPLSIGRIASFFGNFAIYLRAYLYSILHGRYGLRRIAENAVLNANYLKKLLGNLFTDPYPQHFCMHEFVLQADKFPNIKALDIAKRLLDYNFHAPTIYFPLIIKECLLIEPTESESKNTLDSFLSAVLAIHTECTQNPELLKNAPLLQPVSRLNEVQAARHPKLTTFH, encoded by the coding sequence ATGCTAACCGCTTTTGAAAAATCTCAAAAAGGCCAACGCTCCTACAGCCTTCCCAAAGAAGATTCGGCCTGGACAAACTACCACCCACCGCACAACCTCCTCCGCGAAACACCTCCCCCACTCCCCGAAATATCCGAAATTGATCTTACACGCCACTTCAGCCAGCTCGCGCGCAGAAATATGGGCATCGACACCAACTTCTACCCTCTCGGCAGCTGCACAATGAAGCTTAACCCCCGCGTCAACGAATGGTGCGCCTCCCTGCCCTCTTTTCAACGCTCCCATCCCTTAGCACCCAGCGACACTGTCCAAGGCAACCTCTACGTCATTTATCATCTACTGCAGCTGCTGTGCCAAATTACGGGTATGCACACTGGATCCCTCTCCCCTAACGCAGGTGCCCAAGGCGAACTCACCGGCATCAAAATGATCGCTGCCTTCCACGCCCATAATAATGATTCCGGACGCAACGAAATGCTCGTCCCCGATAACGCACACGGCACCAACCCGGCCACTGCCGCCATGGTAGGATACAAAATCATCGTCCTACATACCACCCCCGACGGCGATATCGACCTGGAACAGCTCCGCTCCCTAGCAGGACCGAAAACCGCCGGTCTAATGCTCACTAACCCTAATACTCTCGGACTTTTCAGCTCCAAAATTCTCGAAATAGCTAATATCGTTCACTCCGCCGGCGGCCTCCTCTACTACGACGGCGCCAACTTAAACGCTATCCTCGAAATCGCCCGCCCAGGACAAATGGGCTTCGATGTTATGCACCTCAACCTCCATAAAACTTTCTCCACCCCCCACGGCGGCGGCGGGCCCGGTTCAGGCCCTGTCCTATGCAACGAGAAACTCTCCCCTTTCCTCCCTCTCCCCCTTATCCATAAATCTAACGACTCATTTCTCCCCGTCCCCTCCTCTCCCCTATCCATCGGACGCATCGCCTCTTTCTTCGGTAACTTCGCCATATACCTCCGCGCCTACCTATACTCTATTCTCCACGGCCGCTATGGCCTAAGACGCATCGCCGAAAACGCCGTCCTCAATGCCAACTACCTAAAGAAACTTCTGGGCAACCTCTTCACCGACCCCTACCCCCAGCATTTCTGCATGCACGAATTCGTCCTTCAAGCTGACAAATTTCCAAACATCAAAGCCCTCGACATCGCAAAACGCCTGCTCGACTACAACTTCCACGCCCCCACCATCTACTTCCCTCTCATCATCAAGGAATGCCTACTCATCGAACCCACCGAAAGCGAATCAAAAAACACTCTAGACTCCTTCCTCTCCGCCGTCCTCGCCATCCACACCGAATGCACTCAAAACCCCGAACTCCTCAAAAACGCCCCCCTACTTCAACCTGTCTCCCGCCTCAACGAAGTCCAAGCTGCCCGACACCCCAAACTCACCACCTTCCATTAG
- the gcvPA gene encoding aminomethyl-transferring glycine dehydrogenase subunit GcvPA, whose translation MDFISNSSHQQKEMLRIIGVSSIDELFKSIPSAILQSSIALDDGLSESEGMQKMEAIAAMNTYPAFDSYLGGGAYEHHVPAIVGAICAKSEFLTAYTPYQPEVSQGMLQVIFEFQSVICALTGMYAGNASLYDGASACAEAALMALRVQTPKRKLLISASLHPSYKDVIRQYAEFAASEIIEIPFNDSLTIDESQYESLLDDKTAAVIIQSPNVFGCIENTPLLFEKAHANDSLAVQCGNPLAYGIFHSPSHAKADIAVGDCQPLGLPLNFGGPYVGYITCTQELLRQLPGRIVGETVDTEGRRGFVLTLQAREQHIRREKATSNVCTNQALAALASLVAILWYGKTGLPKLALTNYQRAAYLRHSLAKLPHFTVINNDSSFNEFVITSSKPIDTVLKHFRQAGIIAGFPLKEWFPSMENSLLLCATEMKSKSQLDRYVEVASQC comes from the coding sequence ATGGATTTTATCTCCAACAGCTCCCACCAACAAAAAGAAATGCTGCGCATCATCGGTGTCAGCTCCATCGATGAACTCTTCAAATCTATCCCCTCCGCTATTCTGCAGAGTTCAATTGCGCTTGATGACGGCCTCTCAGAAAGCGAAGGTATGCAAAAGATGGAAGCTATCGCCGCAATGAACACCTACCCGGCTTTTGATAGCTATCTCGGTGGCGGCGCCTATGAACACCATGTCCCCGCTATTGTTGGGGCCATCTGTGCTAAATCGGAATTCCTCACTGCATACACTCCCTACCAACCTGAAGTTTCTCAAGGCATGCTTCAAGTCATCTTCGAATTCCAATCTGTGATCTGCGCACTCACGGGTATGTACGCCGGAAACGCTTCTTTATACGATGGAGCCTCGGCCTGCGCAGAAGCTGCTCTCATGGCTTTAAGGGTCCAAACCCCCAAAAGAAAACTGCTTATCAGTGCTTCCCTACACCCCTCTTACAAAGATGTCATCCGCCAATATGCAGAATTCGCCGCTTCCGAAATCATAGAAATCCCTTTCAATGACTCCCTCACCATCGACGAATCTCAATACGAATCCCTACTAGATGACAAAACCGCCGCTGTCATCATCCAATCTCCCAATGTCTTCGGCTGCATCGAAAATACTCCCCTTCTGTTCGAAAAAGCCCACGCCAATGATAGCCTTGCCGTCCAATGCGGCAATCCTCTCGCCTATGGAATTTTCCACTCCCCCTCACATGCCAAAGCCGATATCGCCGTTGGCGACTGCCAGCCTCTCGGCCTCCCACTCAATTTCGGCGGTCCCTACGTCGGCTACATAACCTGCACGCAAGAGCTCCTCCGGCAACTTCCCGGGCGGATCGTCGGCGAAACAGTCGACACCGAAGGACGCCGCGGCTTCGTCCTAACCCTCCAAGCCCGTGAACAACATATCCGCCGCGAAAAAGCGACTTCCAATGTCTGTACAAACCAAGCCCTCGCAGCCCTCGCCAGCCTCGTCGCCATCCTTTGGTACGGTAAGACAGGCCTTCCTAAGCTTGCCCTCACCAACTACCAACGCGCTGCCTACCTGCGCCATTCCCTCGCTAAACTACCTCACTTCACTGTCATCAACAATGACAGCTCTTTCAATGAGTTTGTCATCACATCATCCAAACCCATCGACACTGTCCTTAAACATTTCCGACAAGCAGGCATCATCGCCGGATTCCCTCTGAAAGAGTGGTTCCCTTCTATGGAAAACTCCCTCCTCCTCTGTGCCACGGAAATGAAATCAAAATCTCAACTCGACCGCTACGTGGAGGTTGCTTCCCAATGCTAA
- the gcvT gene encoding glycine cleavage system aminomethyltransferase GcvT, with product MQTPLYPIHAALGAKIIDFSGWEMPIQYQSILEEHKAVREHAGIFDVSHMGRISVMGPDAELFCDFVSTNTIAHKKDGQAIYTVLCREDGTAIDDVIILRHSPQNCSVVSNASNRERVLSHLQVSAKDFNVAINSPYTNEGILAIQGPSSLTIASKLFPETASLAPMTSIKTAGLLISRTGYTGEKGIEIFVPFSQLKEIWDLFIQEGVVPVGLGARDTLRLEKGYALFGHELSDTTQPTETVSAWAVKLTKENFIGKQALLKESSGRHQYGIILDEPGIARAGCPVVMQGNQIGEVTSGTFSPTLKKSIAIVMVHHVLQAGDKIEVNIRDKPCRATVVQLPFYKGPSQ from the coding sequence ATGCAAACTCCATTATATCCTATCCACGCTGCTTTAGGCGCTAAGATCATCGACTTCTCGGGCTGGGAAATGCCCATCCAATATCAAAGCATCCTTGAGGAACATAAAGCTGTACGCGAACACGCGGGTATCTTTGACGTATCTCATATGGGACGCATCTCGGTCATGGGTCCTGACGCTGAGCTTTTCTGCGACTTTGTGTCGACCAACACTATTGCACATAAGAAAGATGGGCAAGCCATCTACACCGTTCTCTGCCGCGAAGATGGCACTGCCATCGATGACGTCATTATTTTACGCCACTCCCCGCAAAACTGTTCTGTCGTTTCAAATGCATCTAACAGAGAAAGGGTACTTTCACACCTTCAAGTTTCAGCGAAAGATTTTAATGTCGCTATCAACTCTCCCTACACAAATGAGGGCATCTTAGCTATCCAAGGCCCTTCTTCATTGACCATCGCTTCCAAATTATTTCCCGAAACTGCCTCATTAGCTCCCATGACCTCCATAAAAACTGCTGGACTCCTCATCTCCCGCACAGGTTATACCGGTGAGAAGGGAATAGAAATTTTCGTCCCTTTTTCACAGCTGAAAGAAATATGGGACCTCTTCATACAAGAAGGTGTAGTACCTGTGGGCTTAGGCGCAAGAGATACCCTCCGCCTCGAAAAAGGTTACGCCCTCTTTGGACATGAACTCAGCGACACCACCCAACCCACAGAAACTGTCTCTGCCTGGGCGGTTAAACTCACTAAAGAAAATTTCATCGGCAAACAAGCTCTTTTAAAAGAATCCTCCGGTAGACATCAATATGGAATCATCCTGGATGAGCCGGGGATTGCCCGGGCTGGGTGCCCTGTAGTAATGCAAGGAAACCAAATCGGCGAGGTCACTTCCGGAACTTTCTCTCCTACATTGAAAAAAAGCATTGCTATCGTTATGGTACATCATGTGCTTCAAGCAGGGGATAAAATCGAAGTTAATATTAGGGATAAACCCTGCCGCGCCACTGTTGTACAACTCCCTTTCTACAAAGGACCTTCCCAATGA